One segment of Belonocnema kinseyi isolate 2016_QV_RU_SX_M_011 chromosome 7, B_treatae_v1, whole genome shotgun sequence DNA contains the following:
- the LOC117176370 gene encoding secreted RxLR effector protein 161-like, whose translation MQRPGIDFHYTFAPVARLGSLRLLMALAARTGMTISQLDVTTAYPNGKIDTEIFMQKRQLLEEMLNRIVRAEESHTYFEEEDKDDTIAYPFRELIGALMYVAIGTRPDITHAVNSFSQFNGCNRNVNWTAAKCMLRYLKGTIDLKLVYKKDNENLRGYNYADWGNCIIDRRSYTGSTFILSGAKISWESRKQRTVALSSTEAEYMSITNAAKEEIYLMTFERIRILKIGQRRALQR comes from the exons ATGCAACGTCCTGGCATCGATTTTCATTACACTTTTGCACCGGTCGCTCGACTCGGCTCTCTCAGGCTCTTGATGGCCTTAGCTGCGAGGACGGGAATGACAATATCGCAACTTGACGTCACAACAGCCTACCCCAACGGAAAAATCGACACCGAAATCTTCATGCAGAAACGACAACTCCTAGAAGAAATGCTAAACAGGATAGTCCGAG CTGAAGAAAGCCATACATATTTCGAAGAAGAAGACAAGGACGACACGATTGCCTATCCATTCAGAGAACTCATCGGGGCACTTATGTACGTTGCCATAGGGACACGTCCCGATATTACTCACGCAGTCAATTCGTTTAGCCAGTTCAATGGATGCAATCGGAACGTTAACTGGACAGCAGCGAAATGTATGCTAAGATATTTAAAAGGAACCATCGATCTTAAACTCGTCTACAAAAAAGACAACGAGAATCTCAGAGGATATAATTACGCTGATTGGGGAAATTGCATCATCGATAGGAGATCTTACACCGGATCTACTTTCATTCTTTCCGGCGCAAAAATATCATGGGAATCGCGGAAGCAAAGAACAGTTGCTCTTTCATCGACCGAAGCCGAATACATGAGTATTACCAATGCGGCTAAGGAAGAAATCTACCTGATGACATTTGAGAGAATTAGGATTCTCAAAATTGGCCAACGCAGAGCTCTCCAACGATAA